Proteins encoded within one genomic window of Variovorax sp. OAS795:
- the nadB gene encoding L-aspartate oxidase — translation MRDFDVLIVGSGLAGLSAALHLAPTHRVAVLTKRALNDGSSAWAQGGIAAVLAAGDSFDAHVEDTLVAGAGLCDPAATRFVVEHAPEAIGWLRELGVPFSEENGDLHLTREGGHSQRRIVHVTDATGSAVQQVLIERVRRTPNITLFEHHTLVDLITGTKLGLDDPACLGLYALDDQTDEVLAFRAPHTILATGGAGKVYLYTTNPDTATGDGIAAAWRAGCRVGNMEFIQFHPTCLYHPHAKSFLISEAVRGEGGLLKLPESAGGTRFMPTHDERAELAPRDVVARAIDFEMKKHGLDCVHLDISHQSPAFLKEHFPNILARCAELGIDITREPIPVVPAAHYTCGGVLSDLAGRTDVPGLYAIGETACTGLHGANRLASNSLVECMVFARAAAGAIAAAPMRSGAELPPWDDSRVTDADEAVVISHNWDELRRFMWDYVGIVRTNKRLERASHRIELLQAEIREFYANFHVTRDLLELRNLVQVAELIVRSAQARHESRGLHFSRDYPSLAEATAPTVLVPPGG, via the coding sequence GTGCGCGACTTCGACGTCCTCATCGTCGGCAGCGGCCTCGCAGGCCTCTCGGCCGCGCTGCACCTGGCGCCCACGCACCGGGTGGCGGTGCTGACCAAGCGCGCACTGAACGACGGCTCCAGCGCCTGGGCACAGGGCGGCATCGCGGCCGTGCTGGCCGCGGGCGACAGCTTCGACGCGCACGTGGAAGACACCTTGGTGGCCGGCGCGGGCCTCTGCGACCCCGCAGCCACCCGCTTCGTGGTCGAGCATGCGCCGGAGGCGATCGGCTGGCTGCGCGAACTGGGCGTGCCGTTCTCCGAGGAAAACGGCGACCTGCACCTGACCCGCGAAGGCGGCCACAGCCAGCGCCGCATCGTTCACGTGACGGACGCCACCGGTTCGGCCGTGCAGCAGGTGCTGATCGAACGCGTGCGCCGCACGCCGAACATCACGCTGTTCGAGCACCACACGCTGGTCGACCTGATCACCGGCACCAAGCTGGGCCTGGACGATCCGGCCTGCCTGGGCCTCTACGCGCTGGACGACCAGACCGACGAAGTGCTGGCCTTCCGCGCGCCGCACACCATCCTGGCCACGGGCGGCGCGGGGAAGGTGTACCTGTACACCACCAACCCCGACACCGCCACCGGCGACGGCATCGCGGCCGCCTGGCGCGCGGGCTGCCGGGTGGGAAACATGGAGTTCATCCAGTTCCACCCCACGTGCCTGTACCACCCGCATGCCAAGTCCTTCCTCATCAGCGAGGCGGTGCGCGGCGAAGGCGGGCTGCTGAAGCTGCCCGAATCGGCCGGCGGCACCCGCTTCATGCCCACGCACGACGAGCGCGCCGAGCTCGCACCGCGCGACGTGGTGGCGCGGGCCATCGACTTCGAGATGAAGAAGCACGGCCTGGACTGCGTGCATCTGGACATCTCGCACCAGAGCCCCGCCTTCCTGAAAGAGCACTTCCCCAACATCCTCGCGCGCTGCGCGGAGCTGGGCATCGACATCACGCGCGAGCCGATTCCCGTGGTGCCGGCCGCGCACTACACCTGCGGCGGCGTGCTGAGCGACCTGGCCGGCCGCACCGACGTGCCCGGCCTCTATGCGATCGGCGAGACCGCCTGCACCGGGCTGCATGGCGCCAACCGGCTCGCGAGCAATTCGCTCGTCGAGTGCATGGTGTTCGCGCGCGCCGCGGCCGGGGCGATTGCCGCGGCGCCCATGCGTAGCGGCGCCGAGCTGCCGCCCTGGGACGACAGCCGCGTGACCGATGCCGACGAGGCCGTGGTCATCTCGCACAACTGGGACGAACTGCGCCGCTTCATGTGGGATTACGTGGGCATCGTGCGCACCAACAAGCGGCTGGAGCGCGCAAGCCATCGCATCGAACTGCTGCAGGCCGAGATCCGCGAGTTCTACGCAAACTTCCACGTCACGCGCGACCTGCTCGAACTGCGCAATCTGGTGCAGGTGGCCGAGCTGATCGTCCGCTCGGCGCAGGCACGGCACGAAAGCCGCGGCCTGCATTTCAGCCGCGACTACCCTTCGCTCGCCGAAGCCACCGCGCCCACGGTGCTGGTGCCGCCCGGCGGCTGA
- a CDS encoding ScpA family protein — translation MKGNEDNDTLVASMPEVVDQVALARLYGEPLFAMPKDLYIPPEALQVFLEAFEGPLDLLLYLIRKQNFNILDIPMAGLTRQYLSYVDEIRQTNLELAAEYLLMAAMLIEIKSRMLLPPKKVADGEEAEDPRAELVRRLLEYEQTKLQAAAISAMPTYGRDFWKGQVYIEQSLKPRFPDVNVVELRDAWADIMKRAKLVQHHKISREELNVREHMSIVLRHLQGQRFVEFEKLFDPSRGAPVLIVTFIAMLELAKETLIDITQAEAFAPIYVRLAYAPA, via the coding sequence ATGAAGGGCAACGAGGACAACGACACGCTCGTGGCGAGCATGCCCGAGGTGGTCGACCAGGTCGCGCTCGCCAGGCTCTATGGCGAGCCGTTGTTCGCGATGCCGAAAGACCTGTACATCCCGCCGGAGGCGCTGCAGGTCTTCCTCGAAGCCTTCGAAGGTCCGCTGGACCTGCTGCTCTACCTCATCAGGAAGCAGAACTTCAACATCCTCGACATCCCGATGGCGGGGCTCACGCGGCAATACCTGAGCTACGTCGACGAGATTCGCCAGACCAACCTCGAACTCGCGGCCGAGTACCTGCTGATGGCCGCGATGCTGATCGAGATCAAGTCGCGCATGCTGCTGCCGCCCAAGAAGGTGGCCGACGGCGAAGAAGCCGAGGACCCGCGCGCGGAGCTGGTGCGCCGCCTGCTCGAATACGAGCAGACCAAGCTGCAGGCCGCCGCCATCAGCGCCATGCCGACCTACGGGCGCGACTTCTGGAAGGGGCAGGTCTACATCGAACAATCGCTCAAGCCCCGCTTTCCCGATGTGAACGTGGTCGAGCTGCGCGACGCGTGGGCCGACATCATGAAGCGCGCCAAGCTCGTGCAGCACCACAAGATCTCGCGCGAGGAACTCAACGTGCGCGAGCACATGAGCATCGTGCTGCGGCACCTGCAGGGCCAGCGCTTCGTGGAGTTCGAAAAACTGTTCGACCCGTCGCGCGGCGCGCCGGTGCTGATCGTCACCTTCATCGCGATGCTCGAGCTCGCGAAAGAGACGCTGATCGACATCACGCAGGCCGAGGCCTTCGCCCCCATCTACGTGCGCTTGGCGTACGCCCCGGCCTGA
- the panB gene encoding 3-methyl-2-oxobutanoate hydroxymethyltransferase: MPHTTPTAETPAASPYGTLPPASPLASRKPVSLPRLADMHARGEKIAMLTAYDATFAAMADAAGIDCLLVGDSLGMVCQGLASTVGVSLDTMRYHTDSVSRGLHRVQGTAWLIADLPFGSYQESREQALRSATVLMQAGAHMVKLEGGGWTTETVRFLVERGIPVCAHLGLTPQTVHALGGYRVQGKGDAAGALLKQQAHALQDAGAAMLVLEMVPAALAAELTAELTRCATIGIGAGKSTAGQVLVLHDMLGINLGKMPKFVRNFMADAPGVLPALQAYVRAVKDGSFPDDQRHAW; encoded by the coding sequence ATGCCCCACACCACCCCCACCGCTGAAACACCCGCGGCCTCGCCCTACGGCACGCTGCCGCCGGCCTCCCCGCTCGCCTCGCGCAAGCCCGTGAGCCTGCCGCGCCTGGCCGACATGCATGCGCGCGGCGAGAAGATCGCGATGCTCACCGCCTACGACGCCACCTTCGCGGCCATGGCCGACGCCGCGGGCATCGATTGCCTGCTGGTGGGCGATTCGCTCGGCATGGTCTGCCAGGGCCTCGCCAGCACGGTGGGCGTGAGCCTGGACACCATGCGCTACCACACCGACAGCGTCTCGCGCGGCCTGCACCGCGTGCAGGGCACGGCCTGGCTGATTGCCGACCTGCCTTTCGGCAGCTACCAGGAATCGCGCGAGCAGGCATTGCGCAGCGCCACGGTGCTGATGCAGGCCGGCGCGCACATGGTCAAGCTCGAAGGCGGCGGCTGGACCACCGAGACGGTGCGCTTCCTCGTCGAGCGCGGCATTCCGGTCTGCGCGCACCTCGGCCTGACGCCGCAGACCGTGCATGCGCTCGGCGGCTACCGCGTGCAGGGCAAGGGCGATGCCGCGGGGGCGTTGCTGAAGCAGCAGGCGCACGCCTTGCAGGACGCCGGTGCCGCGATGCTGGTGCTCGAGATGGTGCCGGCCGCGCTGGCCGCCGAACTCACCGCCGAGCTGACCCGCTGCGCCACCATCGGCATCGGCGCGGGCAAGTCCACCGCCGGCCAGGTGCTGGTGCTGCACGACATGCTGGGCATCAACCTCGGAAAGATGCCGAAGTTCGTGCGCAACTTCATGGCCGACGCGCCGGGCGTGCTGCCCGCCCTCCAGGCCTATGTGCGCGCCGTCAAGGACGGCAGCTTTCCCGACGACCAACGCCACGCCTGGTAA
- a CDS encoding IS481 family transposase, which yields MNTHKHARLTFARRIEMVKQMTLEGLDAVRAAAAHGVTAPTARKWLGRYLAGGEAALADASSRPTRSPRAIDAGKALLIVELRKRRMLQARIARSVGVSESTVSRVLARAGMSRLSDLEPVEAVVRYEHEAPGDLLHIDTKKLGRIVRPSHRVTGNRRDSVDGAGWETLFVAIDDHARLAFTAMHPDEKQAQAVLFLRNAVAYYARLGIIVKRLLTDNGPAFRSREFRATCTELGIKHSFTRPYRPQTNGKAERFIQSALREWAYGWTYQNSAHRTDALASWQHHYNWHRPHSGIGGVAPISRINSSRNNLLTLHN from the coding sequence ATGAACACCCATAAGCATGCCCGACTTACCTTTGCCCGCCGAATCGAGATGGTCAAACAGATGACCTTGGAAGGCCTGGATGCCGTGCGAGCCGCAGCCGCACACGGCGTCACTGCGCCAACGGCCAGGAAGTGGCTCGGTCGTTATCTGGCCGGCGGCGAAGCCGCGTTGGCCGATGCGTCCTCCAGGCCCACGCGCTCGCCCAGGGCCATCGATGCGGGCAAGGCCTTGCTCATCGTCGAGCTGCGCAAACGCCGAATGCTGCAGGCTCGCATCGCCCGCAGCGTGGGCGTCTCGGAGTCCACTGTCAGTCGCGTCCTGGCGCGAGCGGGCATGTCCAGGTTGAGCGATCTGGAGCCTGTCGAAGCGGTCGTGCGCTATGAACACGAGGCGCCCGGCGATCTGCTGCACATCGACACCAAGAAGCTTGGGCGCATCGTGCGGCCCAGCCACCGTGTCACAGGAAACCGGCGCGACTCGGTCGATGGAGCAGGCTGGGAGACGCTGTTCGTGGCCATCGACGACCATGCAAGGCTGGCATTCACCGCCATGCACCCGGACGAAAAGCAAGCGCAGGCGGTCCTGTTCCTGCGCAATGCGGTGGCCTATTACGCCCGCCTGGGCATCATCGTCAAGCGGTTGCTCACGGACAACGGCCCAGCGTTTCGCTCGCGCGAGTTCAGGGCAACCTGCACGGAACTGGGCATCAAGCACAGCTTCACGCGACCCTACCGGCCGCAGACCAATGGCAAGGCCGAGAGGTTCATCCAGTCCGCGCTGCGAGAGTGGGCCTACGGCTGGACCTACCAGAACTCGGCCCATCGAACCGATGCCCTGGCAAGCTGGCAGCACCACTACAACTGGCATCGCCCGCACAGCGGTATCGGCGGCGTCGCGCCCATCTCCAGAATCAACTCGTCAAGAAACAACCTCTTGACGCTTCACAACTAG
- the queE gene encoding 7-carboxy-7-deazaguanine synthase, whose translation MTYSVKEIFYTLQGEGGQAGMPAVFCRFAGCNLWTGREEDRATAVCRFCDTDFVGTDGTLGGKFKDAGQLADTIAAQWPADDAEHRLVVLTGGEPLLQVDAALVDALHARRFRIAVESNGTVAAPEGIDWLCISPKAGAPWVQQRGQELKLVWPQPVFDLSAMARTGEFTHRFLQPMDGPDRVANTALCIAECMRDPTWRLSVQTHKITGIR comes from the coding sequence ATGACCTACAGCGTCAAGGAGATCTTCTACACGCTGCAGGGCGAAGGCGGCCAGGCGGGCATGCCGGCGGTGTTCTGCCGCTTTGCGGGCTGCAACCTCTGGACCGGCCGCGAGGAAGACCGCGCCACCGCCGTCTGCCGTTTCTGCGACACCGATTTCGTCGGCACCGACGGCACGCTCGGCGGCAAGTTCAAGGATGCCGGCCAGCTCGCCGACACCATTGCCGCGCAATGGCCGGCGGACGACGCCGAGCATCGGCTGGTGGTGCTCACCGGCGGCGAGCCGCTGCTGCAGGTGGATGCCGCGCTGGTCGACGCGCTGCATGCGCGGCGCTTTCGCATTGCCGTCGAAAGCAACGGCACCGTGGCGGCGCCCGAAGGCATCGACTGGCTCTGCATCAGCCCCAAGGCCGGCGCACCGTGGGTGCAGCAGCGCGGACAGGAGCTGAAGCTGGTCTGGCCGCAGCCCGTTTTCGACCTTTCCGCGATGGCCCGCACCGGCGAGTTCACCCACCGCTTCCTGCAGCCGATGGACGGCCCCGACCGGGTGGCCAACACCGCGCTGTGCATTGCCGAGTGCATGCGCGACCCGACCTGGCGGCTCAGCGTCCAGACCCACAAGATCACCGGCATCCGCTGA
- the panC gene encoding pantoate--beta-alanine ligase, with the protein MYIAHTIAELRDHLAAFKRPAFVPTMGNLHDGHLALVGQARPLGDVTVASIFVNRLQFLPHEDFDTYPRTWDSDCEKLRAAGCDVLFAPDEKALYPEPQTCKVHPDPALADILEGHFRPGFFIGVCTVVMKLFQCVQPRVAVFGKKDYQQLMMIRHMVRQFALPIDIVGSETFRADDGLALSSRNGYLSQTERAEAVQLSKALKAMAAAIQAGERDLAAIEARAMQTLTERGWQPDYLVLRRRTNLQAPSFGLHGEPLVALAAARLGNTRLIDNLEIEAPAP; encoded by the coding sequence ATGTACATCGCACACACCATCGCCGAGCTGCGCGACCACCTGGCCGCTTTCAAGCGCCCTGCCTTCGTTCCCACCATGGGAAACCTGCACGACGGCCACCTCGCGCTGGTCGGGCAGGCCAGGCCGCTGGGCGACGTGACCGTGGCGAGCATCTTCGTCAACCGCCTGCAGTTCCTGCCGCACGAGGATTTCGACACCTATCCGCGCACCTGGGACAGCGACTGCGAGAAGCTGCGCGCGGCCGGCTGCGACGTGCTGTTCGCGCCCGACGAGAAGGCCCTCTACCCCGAGCCGCAAACCTGCAAGGTGCATCCCGACCCGGCGCTGGCCGACATTCTCGAAGGTCATTTCCGTCCCGGCTTCTTCATCGGCGTGTGCACGGTCGTGATGAAGCTCTTCCAGTGCGTGCAGCCGCGCGTGGCCGTGTTCGGCAAGAAGGACTACCAGCAGCTCATGATGATCCGCCACATGGTGCGGCAGTTCGCGCTGCCCATCGACATCGTCGGCAGCGAAACCTTCCGCGCGGACGACGGGCTCGCGCTCTCGTCGCGCAACGGCTACCTGAGCCAGACCGAGCGCGCCGAGGCCGTGCAGCTGTCGAAGGCGCTGAAGGCCATGGCCGCTGCCATACAAGCCGGCGAACGGGACCTGGCGGCCATCGAAGCGCGCGCGATGCAGACGCTGACAGAGCGTGGCTGGCAGCCGGACTACCTGGTGCTGCGTCGGCGCACCAACCTTCAGGCGCCCTCCTTCGGCCTGCATGGCGAGCCGCTCGTCGCGCTGGCCGCGGCGCGGCTGGGTAACACGCGCCTCATCGACAACCTCGAGATCGAGGCCCCGGCGCCATGA
- a CDS encoding DUF3460 family protein — MSIFRRPHYTSEITSFIEEMKEKKPTLEAEQRAGRALLWDKHLDRSLLEEYNEARVPQQPYVYQTQSK, encoded by the coding sequence ATGTCCATCTTCCGCCGCCCCCACTACACCTCCGAGATCACCAGCTTCATCGAGGAGATGAAGGAAAAGAAGCCGACGCTGGAAGCCGAACAGCGCGCCGGCCGTGCCCTGCTGTGGGACAAGCACCTCGACCGCAGCCTGCTCGAGGAATACAACGAAGCCCGCGTGCCGCAGCAGCCGTACGTCTACCAGACCCAAAGCAAGTAA
- a CDS encoding SulP family inorganic anion transporter, which yields MQSPLNITRFRPRLLDALAGYDRTRFLKDLGAGVTVGIVALPLAMAFAIASGLKPEAGIWTAIIAGFLVSLLGGSAVQIGGPAGAFIVIVYGIVERYGLANLLISTACAGVLLFAAGLFGLGRLVRFVPLSIVVGFTNGIAVLILLSQLKDLLGLTVEKMPADVFSQLHAMALQIGTFNPYAFALGLACVLGLMAWPLLMRTESKVGHAVQRLAGRMARSRAVQVGARLPGPIVALVTLTVVSWGFDLPVETIGTRFGGIPEGGPTFALPDFSWETVKQLVTPTLTIALLGAIESLLCARVADQLSGQPRHDPNQELMAQGIANLVTPFFGGMPATGTIARTVTNIRSGGSSPIAGIVHAVTLLVVVLLAAPLARHVPLAVLAGILVFVGLNMGEWREFTPGQLRHFSRHYRLLMLGTFFLTVVFDLTVAVQAGLVLACALFIRRMSELFSVELVTMQPPVLTYRLYGAMFFGAAAKLDEAVNAAENAPRGMTVVLDATHLIYLDATGVDALRQLHRAVLARDGLLRLESLQPQPLEVIVRSGFADELTSGQPRPAED from the coding sequence ATGCAGTCACCGCTGAACATCACCCGTTTTCGCCCCCGCCTGCTCGACGCGCTGGCAGGCTACGACCGGACACGCTTCCTCAAGGACCTGGGCGCGGGCGTCACGGTCGGCATCGTGGCGCTGCCGCTGGCCATGGCGTTCGCCATCGCCTCGGGGCTCAAGCCCGAGGCCGGCATCTGGACGGCCATCATCGCGGGCTTCCTGGTCTCGCTCTTGGGCGGCTCGGCGGTGCAGATCGGCGGTCCGGCGGGTGCGTTCATCGTGATCGTCTACGGCATCGTCGAACGCTATGGCCTCGCGAACCTGCTGATCTCGACCGCCTGCGCCGGGGTGCTGCTGTTCGCGGCGGGGCTGTTCGGGCTTGGCCGGCTGGTGCGCTTCGTGCCGCTGTCGATCGTGGTCGGCTTCACCAACGGCATCGCGGTGCTGATCCTGCTGTCGCAGCTCAAGGACCTGCTCGGGCTGACGGTCGAGAAGATGCCGGCCGACGTGTTCTCGCAGCTGCACGCCATGGCGCTGCAGATCGGCACCTTCAACCCGTACGCCTTCGCGCTCGGGCTGGCGTGCGTGCTCGGCCTGATGGCCTGGCCGCTCCTGATGCGCACTGAATCGAAGGTGGGCCATGCGGTGCAGCGCCTGGCGGGCCGCATGGCACGTTCACGCGCGGTGCAGGTGGGCGCGCGCCTGCCGGGGCCCATCGTGGCGCTGGTCACGCTCACGGTGGTCTCGTGGGGCTTCGACCTGCCGGTGGAAACCATCGGCACGCGCTTCGGCGGCATTCCCGAAGGCGGCCCGACCTTCGCGCTGCCCGATTTCTCCTGGGAGACGGTCAAGCAGCTGGTCACGCCCACGCTGACCATCGCGCTGCTGGGCGCCATCGAGTCCCTGCTGTGCGCCCGCGTGGCCGACCAGCTCAGCGGCCAGCCGCGCCACGACCCGAACCAGGAGCTCATGGCGCAGGGCATCGCCAACCTCGTCACGCCCTTTTTCGGCGGCATGCCGGCCACGGGCACCATTGCGCGCACCGTGACCAACATCCGCTCGGGCGGCAGTTCGCCGATTGCGGGCATCGTGCATGCGGTCACGCTGCTGGTGGTGGTGCTGCTGGCCGCACCGCTGGCGCGCCATGTGCCGCTCGCGGTCCTGGCGGGCATCCTGGTGTTCGTGGGCCTGAACATGGGCGAATGGCGCGAGTTCACGCCGGGGCAGCTGCGGCACTTCAGCCGCCACTACCGGCTGCTGATGCTCGGCACCTTCTTTCTCACGGTCGTGTTCGACCTGACGGTGGCGGTGCAGGCGGGCCTCGTGCTCGCATGCGCCCTCTTCATCCGGCGCATGAGCGAGCTTTTCAGCGTCGAGCTGGTCACGATGCAGCCGCCGGTGCTCACCTACCGGCTCTATGGCGCGATGTTCTTCGGGGCCGCGGCCAAGCTGGACGAGGCGGTGAACGCGGCCGAGAACGCCCCGCGCGGCATGACGGTGGTGCTCGACGCCACGCACCTCATCTACCTGGACGCGACCGGCGTCGATGCGCTGCGCCAGCTGCACCGCGCGGTGCTGGCGCGCGACGGGCTGCTGCGCCTGGAATCGCTGCAGCCGCAGCCGCTCGAGGTGATCGTGCGCTCGGGTTTTGCCGACGAGCTGACGAGCGGCCAGCCGCGGCCGGCCGAAGACTAG
- a CDS encoding 6-carboxytetrahydropterin synthase: MRFTVSQRFFFDAAHTLKRDIEVEGSRRIHGHTYHAEVWLAGERDPVTGMVIDLGLLRRRLDEVRERLDHHLLDDVEGLHPPTLENLCVFIADALPELRAALARVRVWREALGDSCTLEF; the protein is encoded by the coding sequence ATGAGATTCACCGTCAGCCAACGCTTTTTCTTCGATGCCGCGCACACGCTGAAGCGCGACATCGAAGTCGAAGGCAGCCGCCGCATCCACGGCCACACCTACCACGCCGAAGTCTGGCTTGCGGGCGAGCGCGATCCGGTCACGGGCATGGTGATCGACCTGGGGCTGCTGCGCCGCCGGCTGGACGAAGTGCGCGAGCGGCTGGACCATCACCTGCTCGATGATGTGGAGGGGCTGCATCCGCCGACGCTGGAGAACCTGTGTGTGTTCATTGCGGATGCGCTGCCGGAACTGCGGGCGGCGTTGGCGCGGGTGCGGGTGTGGCGCGAGGCGCTGGGGGACTCCTGCACGCTGGAGTTCTAG
- the nadA gene encoding quinolinate synthase NadA, with the protein MATASIIDVDYEQPASQGSACDTRHAWARVPPEPSADERIALKARIRRLLRERNAVMVSHFYVHPDLQDLAEETGGIVSDSLEMARFGRDHAATTLVVSGVRFMGETAKILSPEKRVLMPDLDANCSLDLGCPVDQFSAFCDRHPDRTVVVYANTSAAVKARADWLVTSSCALDVVGALHAQGRKILWGPDRHLGDYIQRQTGADMVSWNGACIVHDEFKALELDLLMKAHPSAKVLVHPESPADVIALADAVGSTSAILNAARRMDANEFIVATDTGMLHKLRTLNPGKTFIEAPTAGNGGTCKSCAHCPWMAMNGLVELANALETGAGEIHVDPALGLRARVPIDRMLAFTAGLKNGQPAGSLIAGIGAA; encoded by the coding sequence ATGGCGACCGCCTCCATCATCGACGTCGACTACGAGCAGCCCGCATCGCAGGGCAGCGCCTGCGACACCCGCCATGCCTGGGCGCGCGTGCCGCCCGAGCCATCTGCCGACGAACGCATCGCGCTGAAGGCGCGCATTCGCCGCCTGCTGCGCGAACGCAATGCCGTCATGGTGTCGCACTTCTACGTGCACCCCGACCTGCAGGACCTGGCCGAGGAAACAGGCGGCATCGTGAGCGATTCGCTCGAGATGGCGCGCTTCGGCCGCGACCATGCCGCCACCACGCTGGTGGTGTCGGGCGTGCGCTTCATGGGCGAAACCGCCAAGATCCTCTCGCCCGAGAAGCGCGTGCTGATGCCCGACCTGGACGCCAACTGCTCGCTCGACCTCGGCTGCCCGGTGGATCAATTCAGCGCGTTCTGCGACCGGCATCCCGACCGCACCGTGGTGGTCTACGCCAACACCAGCGCCGCCGTGAAGGCGCGCGCCGACTGGCTCGTCACCTCGAGCTGCGCGCTCGACGTGGTGGGCGCGCTGCATGCACAGGGCCGCAAGATCCTTTGGGGCCCCGACCGCCACCTGGGCGACTACATCCAGCGCCAGACCGGCGCCGACATGGTGAGCTGGAACGGCGCCTGCATCGTGCACGACGAGTTCAAGGCGCTGGAGCTCGACCTGCTCATGAAGGCGCATCCCTCGGCGAAGGTGCTGGTGCACCCCGAATCTCCGGCCGACGTGATCGCGCTGGCCGACGCCGTGGGCTCGACCTCCGCAATCCTGAATGCGGCACGCCGCATGGACGCGAACGAATTCATCGTCGCCACCGACACCGGCATGCTGCACAAGCTGCGCACGCTGAATCCCGGCAAGACCTTCATCGAAGCGCCCACCGCCGGCAATGGCGGCACCTGCAAGAGCTGCGCGCACTGTCCCTGGATGGCGATGAACGGGCTGGTGGAGCTGGCGAATGCGCTGGAGACCGGTGCGGGCGAGATCCACGTCGACCCGGCGCTGGGGCTGCGGGCGCGGGTGCCGATCGACCGGATGCTGGCGTTCACGGCGGGGTTGAAGAATGGGCAACCGGCAGGCAGTTTGATCGCCGGCATCGGCGCTGCCTGA